From the Excalfactoria chinensis isolate bCotChi1 chromosome 1, bCotChi1.hap2, whole genome shotgun sequence genome, one window contains:
- the LOC140259248 gene encoding SAM domain-containing protein SAMSN-1-like isoform X2, whose translation MLKRKPSNVSDKEKSQKPKRTSSFGSFDRFRHHSVSKTDDPAEVSELETVSDIGDAAQTKAAYNGRSLGKKMRAISLTMKKKMGKKYIKALSEEMNEEGKDDSDPGGGTHTEKVSLKASDSMESLYSLNSGQSSSSGVTSCSDGTSNRDSLRFDDEVPYSGPFCGRAKVHTDFTPSPYDTDSLKIKKGDIIDIICKTPMGIWTGMLNNKVGNFKFIYVDIILEEEAAPRKMKPHRGSKRNKPKTLQELLERVHLQEYTSTLLLNGYETLEDLKDLHESHLIELNISNPEDRARLLSAIENLQDNDNEQEQISEGGQETRSLSPQHSFDKSQLNDCPRDSGCYISSENSDNGKEEVDPETLSDMVQSITITESN comes from the exons cGCACAAGTAGTTTTGGAAGCTTTGACCGTTTCAGACATCACTCAGTATCAAAGACAGATGATCCAGCTGAG GTGTCTGAGTTGGAGACTGTAAGTGACATTGGTGATGCAGCACAAACCAAAGCAGCATATAATGGAAGAAGCTTGGGCAAGAAGATGAGAGCCATTTCCCTTACCATGAAGAAGAAGATGGGTAAAAAGTACATCAAGGCACTCTCTGAGGAGATG aatgaagaaggaaaagacgACAGTGATCCTGGTGGTGGAACACATACTGAGAAGGTCTCCCTAAAAGCCAGTGACTCTATGGAAAGTCTCTATAGTCTAAACAGCGGCCAGAGCTCATCTA GTGGAGTGACCAGCTGCTCTGATGGAACAAGCAACAGGGATAGCCTCCGGTTTGATGATGAAGTCCCTTACAGTGGGCCGTTCTGTGGCCGAGCCAAAGTGCACACTGACTTCACACCAAGTCCTTATGACACAGACTCTCTGAAAATTAAG AAAGGAGACATTATAGATATCATCTGTAAAACTCCCATGGGCATATGGACAGGCATGCTGAACAACAAAGTAGGAAATTTCAAGTTCATTTATGTGGATATTATTCTGGAAGAGGAAGCTGCGCCCAGAAAGATGAAACCGCACAgaggaagcaaaagaaacaaacctaaAACGCTGCAAGAACTCTTGGAACGTGTCCATCTGCAG gAATACACCTCAACCCTCTTGCTAAATGGCTATGAAACTCTCGAGGATTTAAAAGATCTACACGAGAGTCACCTGATTGAATTGAATATTTCAAACCCAGAGGACAGGGCAAGATTGTTATCAGCAATTGAAAATCTACAGGACAATGACA ATGAACAAGAGCAGATAAGTGAGGGTGGTCAGGAGACACGGAGCTTAAGCCCTCAGCACAGTTTTGACAAATCACAGTTAAATGACTGCCCAAGAGATTCCGGCTGTTACATCTCATCAGAAAATTCAGATAATGGTAAAGAAGAAGTAGACCCAGAAACCCTGTCTGACATGGTGCAGTCAATAACAATCACTGAGTCAAACTGA